DNA from Brucella melitensis bv. 1 str. 16M:
AACGCCCACAACAACGCATCGAGCCGGTTGTTCCCTTTGTCGCCCAGGAAGTCAGGCAGCCCGAAAGCGCAGATGACGATCTGGATGACCTTGGCGGCACATTGCATGATGCCATTATGGCCGATCTTGGCAGCAATGCCGGTAAAGATGAAAATATGGAGGAGTTGGACACGGCTTCGCTGGAAGACGAACTACTCAGCTCGCTTGATATTTCACCTACCGATGAACAGCCGGAAGATGCCAAGGCCGAAGAAACCATCGAAGACGAAATGGAAAAGCTGCTTGGTGAGTTGACCAAGGGAGAAACCCGCAATTAGAGCGGTTTCTGTTTTAACAGAATCGTTGGAACTGCTCTAACTATTTGTTTTGTCGCATTTCCACTCCGGTCGGATTATTCTCCAGATAAACGAAAGGCTGCGCTTGAGGCGCAGCCTTTGTAAATTTCCAAACCATTATTCGATATCAGTCGTCGCGATAAACCTTTTCACGACGCTCATGGCGTTCTTGCGCTTCAATCGAAAGTGTTGCGATCGGACGGGCATCAAGACGCTTCAGGCTGATGGGGTCGCCGGTTTCCTCGCAGAAACCATAAGTGCCATCATCCAAACGGCTCAATGCAGCATCGATCTTGGAGATCAGCTTGCGCTGTCTGTCACGAGCACGAAGCTCGATTGCCCGATCCGTTTCGGAGGAAGCCCTATCCGCCAGGTCGGGATGGTTTGCGTTTTCCTGCTGGAGCGCATCAAGCGTTTCGCGCGCTTCACGCAGAATATCATTCTTCCATGCAACCAGTTTTGCACGGAAATAAGACTTCTGCCGTTCATTCATGAACGGTTCGTCTTCAGTGGGCCTATAGTCAAGGTCAATTAATTCACTCATTCTGAATCACCCCACATCTAGGAGACGCGTGCGGTTATATAAGTCCATCGTATCTATGACACAACATCAAACAATCATGTCCCACTACTTTTTAGTGCATTGAAATGATGGGATTATGGCCAAAAATTATGCAAAGCGCATTTAGTTATAATATACTTCTGCTAAACCTTCCGAATGACTTCAATAAATTTCGCTTAACGGACTGGAGCGAAAGATGGTTTCCCCTGCCCGCCACAGCAGTATAGCAGTGCCTAATAAAATGGCAAAACCACCTGCAAGCCTGGTCGGCAGTCCCATAAAGCCGGATTAAAAAAATATTGGAGACCGCGCAAAATTGCGAAAATTGTGGCATGAAAGGCCCTTATCGGTTGTGAACACGTTCCCGGAACATCACATATGAGTCGCTTGTTTCTTCTACGACATGCCAAAGCTGCCTGGGCAAAACCGGGGATGAAAGATTTCGACCGCCCGCTCGATGAAGAGGGAATAGCGTCGCTCATGCGGTTGGCGCGATCGATGAAAGAAACCGGGCTTTTTCCTGACCGCGTTGTCCTCTCCGCCTCTGTTCGCACATGCGAAACGGCCTTCGGGCTGATTGAGCGGCTTGGCATAGATGTTGAAACCATTATCGATGAGACGATCTATAGTGGCGGCCCCGGACAATATATGCAGTCGATCCGGCAGCATGGAGACGTCGGCAATCTTATGCTCACGGGACATAATCCGAGCATTGAAGATCTGGCGCTTGCGCTTTGTTCGGATGGCGAGCCAGAGAGCATACACCGCTTGAATGCCGGTTTTCCGACCGCAGCACTTGCGACGATTTCCTTTGAAGGCGCCTTGACGAATATCGAACCGGGGCGTGGTTTTCTGGAGAGTTTTCTGCTGTCACATTGAAAATGTTGCGGTGCTGAAACGGTTTCCTTGCCAAATTCAACCCAGTGTCCCTATCTATTACGTGACACCGCAGCAATTTCGGCGAGGGCATATTGGCAAAACTGACCAGTTTCGGCGATGAAGCAAGGATCGCGCTGGATACGCTGACAGACCGGGCGACAGGCCTTCTTTCCCCATCGCTTCGATTGGGCGTTACCGGCCTTTCGCGCGCAGGCAAGACGGTTTTCATCAGTGCGCTTGTGCATAATCTGGTGCATGGCGGACGCCTGCCCATGTTCGAGGCTTATAAAGCCGGGCGCATTTCGCGGGCACTCCTCGAACCACAGCCGGATGATGCCGTGCCGCGCTTTCAATATGAAGAGCACCTTTCGGCGCTGATCGACGAACGTATCTGGCCGGATTCCACACGCGCCATTTCGCAGTTGCGCCTTACGATTGAATATGAGACGGCTTCCGCCTGGGGGCGCTGGCTCTCGCCGGGGCGTCTTTCGGTCGATATTGTCGATTATCCCGGCGAATGGCTGCTTGATCTTCCCCTGCTTGGAAAAACCTATGCACAATTCAGCGCGGATTCCTTTGCACTCGCCAACGAGCCGACGTACAGGGACCTTGCGGCTGCATGGCTGGCCGAGGCGAAGACGGTTGCCCCTTCCGAAAAGGCCGATGAACTGACCGCACAGCGCCTTGCCCGGTGCTTTACCGACTATCTGCGCGCAGGCAAAGCGGATGAGCGCGCGCTTTCCACCTTGCCGCCCGGCCGGTTTTTAATGCCGGGTGATCTGGACGGCTCGCCTGCACTCACCTTCGCGCCGCTACCCGACCTTGAGCCGGGTGATTTTAAATCCGGTTCGATGGCCGCCATGATGGAGCGGCGCTACGAAGCCTACAAAACCTATGTCGTAAAGCCCTTTTTCCGCGAGCATATTGCACGTCTCGACCGGCAGATCGTTCTGATCGACGCGATGCAGGCGATGAATGCTGGCGGCGCGGTCGTGGCCGATCTGGAGCGCGCCCTGACCGACATTCTATCCTGTTTCCGTCCCGGCAGGTCCAATCTGCTGACCGGCCTTATCCAGCGCCGCATTGGCCGCATTCTCGTCGCGGCAACGAAAGCCGATCATCTGCACCATGAAAGCCATGACCGCTTGCAAGCCATCGTGCGGCGATTGGTGGAACGCGCCATAGAGCGGGCCGATTTTTCAGGGGCGGATATCGATGTGCTTGCCATGGCAGCGGTTCGCACCACGCGGGAGGCCACAGTGACGGAGGGTAACGAAACCCTGCCCGTTATTGTCGGCACACCTTTGAAGGGGGAGCGCATTGATGGAGAAGTCTTCGATGGTGAAACAGAAACAGCTATATTTCCCGGTGATTTACCAAAAAATCCTAATGTAATTTTTGACCCTGCATTGTCACAGGATGAACCGGCAATCCGTTTCGTTCGGTTCCGCCCGCCCAGGCTGGAGCGAACCGCCGAAGGCGTAACCTTGTCCTTGCCGCATATTCGGCTCGACCGGGCGCTGCAATTCCTGATTGGGGATCGTCTGGCATGAGTGACAAGACACCACGCAAACCAACTGCCTTCAGGCTGGAACAACCGGCAAGAGTTTCTGCCGCCTCAGAGCAGGAGGAGCCAAGGCGCCCGCGCGCTGTGAAGGATCTGGAGCAAATCACTCCACAGGCTGATGTTTTCGATCTGACGGACGATGAGGCGGCAGAGCTTGAAATCCTCGATCCCGCCTTTGAAGCGCCGGAGCGCAAGGGCTGGTCGCTCAGCCGGATATTGTTCGGCGCGCTCGGCATTCTTGTTTCCTTCGCCATCGGCATCTGGACGGAAGACCTGATCCGCGCGCTTTTTGCGCGAGCCGACTGGCTTGGCTGGACGGCACTTGGTGTGGCGATGGTAGCCCTTGCTGCTTTCGCTGCAATCATCTTGCGGGAACTGGTGGCCTTGCGGCGGCTTGCATCGGTCCAGCACTTGCGCAAGGACGCTGCCGATGCAGCCGAGCGCGACGATATGGCGGCGGCACGCAAGGCGGTGGATGCATTGCGGTCGATCGCGGCAGGCATTCCAGAGACGGCGAAGGGGCGACAATTGCTCGACAGCCTGACGGATGACATCATAGACGGACGCGATCTCATTCGGCTTGCCGAAACCGAAATCCTGCGCCCACTCGACCGCGAAGCACGGACCCTTGTTCTCAATGCATCGAAACGTGTTTCCATCGTCACCGCCATCAGCCCGCGCGCACTCGTCGATATCGGTTATGTGATTTTTGAATCCGCCCGCCTCATCCGCAGGCTGTCCCAACTTTATGGCGGAAGGCCGGGTACGCTCGGTTTTATCAAGTTTGCGCGGCGTGTCATTGCGCATCTGGCCGTTACCGGTACGATTGCGATGGGCGACAGCGTTATGCAGCAACTCGTCGGCCATGGACTTGCCTCGCGGCTATCGGCCAAGCTTGGCGAAGGGGTCGTCAACGGATTGATGACGGCACGTATCGGAATTGCGGCAATGGACGTGGTGCGCCCCTTCCCGTTCAATGCCGAAAAACGTCCGGGCATCGGTGATTTCATCGGCGATCTTGCACGGCTGAACAGCGACAGAAACGCCCGAAAATAAGCGCCCGCCTCCGCTGAAATCAGCATCAGCCTGTTGCCGTGCAAACCAAGCATTAACCATTCGGTCCGATTATGAGCGAACAGATATTTACGTTGGAATCGACAGTCCGGTGAGCGGCAATCCCCCAATATCTTGCCCCTTCGGCCAAAGATGATGACGTCGCCGGATTTCCGGCGGTTCGAGCGGTATGGACGGCATTTGCCCGTGACATGCTGGAAAACAACCTTTAGGAATAGCGGCCACCAAGGTTCGTGGATTCCGGGACAGAGCTGATTATGAAAAATTGCATCGCTGCTTGCCTGACGCTGCTGCCCGTATCGCTTTCCGTTTCACCGGTTATGGCGGCGGATAAGGACAAGCAATTCTTCCAGACCATCGAAGGCCAGTGGTCCGGTCCCGGCGAAATCGTCGCCGGTAAATACAAGGGCACCAAATTCGTTTGCAATCTGGCGGGCACCACGCCGGATGATACGGTTGGCATGACGCTTGATGGCACCTGCCGCGTCGGCGTGTTCTCGCAGCCGATGAAGGCAACCGTCACGCGCGTCGGCGATGGCTATGCGGGCAAGTTCAACGACGGCGCCGACGGCAAGGGGCTTGATGTCACGTCCGGCTCCGTCAATGGCAACAAGGTGGTTTTCGGCCTCAATCGCAAACAGCTCAACGGCGCAATGCTGGCACGCGTTTCCGATCCGAATACGATGAATGTCACGGTTTCGGTTCGTGTGGAAAAGGAACTTGTTCCGGTAATCGGTATGAGCCTCAAGCGCGTGGACACTATCGCTGTCGGCAGTATCGCCAAAAACTAAGTGGAATAGCCGCCAGGCTGTAGTTAAAACGCAATCGTTGGAACCGCTCCAACTATTTGTTTTGTCGCGTTATCCGACGCCAGACCGTTTTACACTTTTGGCTCGAAAAACGCTCTATTCCAACCACCAGCCCGCATCCGTGCGGGCTTTTTCCATTTCCGCACGGTCGCAATCGGCAGCCCATTCAGCAACAGTTCTCGCACCGACAGGCAGCGAAGGTGCGATATCATTGAGCGGCGCCAGAACGAAGGCTCGCTCGTGCATACGTGGATGCGGAAGCTCCAATGCCGGTTCCTGCATCGTGATTGCCCTGCCCGTCTCATCCTGCATAACAAGAATATCGATATCGATGATGCGTGGTCCCCACCGTTCCAGCCGCACACGTTTCAAGGATCGCTCCACGTCCAGACAGACCGCAATCAGTTCCAGTGGCTGCAAGGCCGTTTCGATTTGCGCGCAGGCATTGTGGAACCAGGCCTGATCCGTCTTGCCCCATGGCGGGGTCCGGTAGACCGGGGATACGGAAACAACCCTCGTGTCGCTCCGTCCATCCAGCATACGAAGCGCGCTCGCCATGGAGATGATCGGATCATCGATATTGCCGCCGAGGCCAAGCCAGGCGCGCAATGGTTTCGGCGGAGTGCTCACTGGGGGTAAACCACGGTTACTTCCACATAATCGAGGACGCCCGAAACCGGGGCATTCGGCTTGCGGATCGTGATCTCAGCCCGCTTTATCTGAGGAAACCGTGCGACGAGCGCCTTGGCGACATCAAGCGCGAGGGTTTCGATCAGATAACGCTGGCGGCCCATGATGATGCCTTCAATGACGGAGAAGGCAATTCCGTAATGAACTGTTCCGTCAATATTGTCGCTTTCCAGCGAGTTGCCCTCATCAACATCCAGAACGGCATCGACATAGAATCGTTGTCCGAGCTTGTGTTCTTCATCGAAGACACCGTGATGCGCAAAAAAGGCACAGTTCATGATGCGGATCGTGTACACGGGCTTCACTTCCTATTGTTAGATCCTGACGTTGCTTTGCAGGATAGCATCCGCAACTGCAAGTGCATCTCTGTTAAAAGCGACATTGTGAACACGGAAGATGTCGGCTCCCGCCAGGCGAAGGGCCACGGAAGTAGCCGCTGTGCCGATATCGCGGTTCCGCGGATCGGCCTGCCCCGTCATTGCGCCAACGAACCGCTTGCGCGATGTACCGACCAGCAGGGGGAATCCGAAGGCCTGCAATTCAGACATACGCGCCATCAACGCAATGTCTTCATCCCGCTCCTTGCCGAAGCCGAAACCCGGATCAAGCACGATGCGCGATGGCTCGATGCCTGCATCCCCGGCAATTTTCAGCGACCTGTTCAGGAACATAAACTGATCTTCGATCACGTCGGGATTCGTGAGGCGGTCGCGGCTCGTATGCATGATGACAAGCCCTGCCCCCGTTTCTCTGGCAAGCTGGGCAATTTCCGGTTCGCGCTGAAGCCCCCAGACATCATTGACGATATGCGCGCCGGCCTCCACCGCAAGCCGCGCGGTAGAAGCACGATAAGTGTCCACGGAAATGATACAATCGAAGCGCCTCACCAGTTCCCGGATTACCGGAACCACACGGCTGGCTTCTGTCTGCGCATCCACAGCAGTAGCGCCCGGTCGCGTCGATTCGCCCCCAACGTCCACAATGGTCGCGCCTTCCTCCAGCATCGTTTCGGCAGCGGCGATGGCACGATCAAGATCGTTATAACGCCCGCCATCCGAGAAAGAATCCGGCGTAACGTTCAGTACTCCCATAATGATGGCGGTTTTTCCGAGATGGAGGCTGCGTTCATGGGCAAGCTGCCATTCTTTGGTCATAACGGCGATATTCCTGTCGTCTCGCTATGTGAAAAGGCGCAACCATTTCGCATAGCGTTCATTTCATGAGTGGCGTTATAGTTCTCTTGACCTTTGCGTGCCATGTTTGCCGCCGCAATTTTAAGTTTCTTCTGGTTTGAGAAAGAGGTGCCAGAACATGAATTTCAAGAAACGGGTTCTGGCATTGGCTGCAGCTATGGCCATTCTGAGCCCGCAGGCTGAAGCCGCCGCCATTTTTCGCAAGTTTCAATATTATACGATCAATGGCAAGACAGCCGCCGATCTCGACAAGGCACTTTCACGCAGCGGCCCCTTTCTCAAGAAAACCGGGCAACACCATCCCGGCGCGGCAGAAATCCGCTTTGATGCCAAGGTTCGCTATGGGCGCGAACCGGGTAAGCCCTGCAAGGTGCAGGATGTTTATGTGAACGTTCACGCGAAGGTCTCGCTCCCGCGCTGGAAGCAGCGCCGCAAGGCATCGCCTGAACTGGCCCTGATCTGGGACACGCTGTTGCAGGATATCCGGCGTCACGAGGAGAGCCATATCGTGATCGCGCGCAGCCATGCAAGTGAAATGGAGCGCGAGATCCGCAGCTTGCGCAGCCGCGCCGATTGCGCCTCACTTCGTGCTGATATCGACAAGGTCACATCGCGTGTGATGGAAGCGCATGATGAAGCGCAGCAATATTTCGACCTGGTTGAGACCATCAATTTCGAGAACCGGTTTGAACGTCTTTTGACCTACAGGCTGGAGCGGATGCGCCAGACGGGCCATTGACCCGTCAACCCTGTGCTTTTGCAATATATTGACGGATGGCCTGCGTCATCAAAGCCGCTTCATGAAAGCCGGACAGGATCAGTTTGAGCTTTCCCGGATAATGGCACGCATCACCAATGGCAAAGACACCGGGACATGAGGTGGCGAAAGTTTCAGGATCGACGGCTATGGCATTGCCGCAGCGTTCAAGCCCCCACCGCGTCAGCGGGTCGGGGCGGACAATCTGCCCTTCCCCGTTGAAACAACCGAGGCCGGATGCGATGACAATTGCATCGGCCTCAAAGGTTGTGCCGCGATTTGTGCCTATCCGCAGTCTTTGACCGGCCATATCAAGATTTTCGGCCAATTCGCCAAAATGAAATTCGGGCTGGTAAGGCGCGATCTGTTCCAGAAGCCGGTCGATCAGCTCTCCACAGCCATGATCCGGGGAAAAGCCGGGATATCATAAATGGGCTTATCTGGATAAAGGACGGCACATTGGCCGCCCGGACGATCCAACGCGTCTATCAAATAACATTTGAAGCCGAAAAGCCCAAGCTGGAAAACGGAAAAAAGCGCAACAGGCCCGGCACCGATAATGGCTATCCCGGTTTGCCTTCCGGCCTCCATTACGCCCTCCTCAATCGTGCTGCCCAGCCTGCCCGGTCAGTTCTGGCGTTCGGGCACCTGAACGACAAGCCCCTCCAGATCGTCGGTAACGCGGATCTGGCAGGAAAGGCGCGAGGTCGGGCGGACTTCATAGGCGAAATCCAGCATATCCTCTTCCATTGGATCCGGCCCGCCGACCGTATCGGCCCAGTCGTCATCGACATAGACATGGCAGGTTGCGCAGGCGCAAGCGCCACCGCATTCGGCATCAATACCGGGAATGCCGTTGCGAATGGCCGCTTCCATAACGCTGGACCCGCTGTCGGCCTCGACCTCGGTTCGCGTGGCGCCATCGGCGGATACGAATACAATCTTCGTCATTTTTATTCCTTGAGACACGTCTTCGACGCGATCTTTGTGCTACGCGCCCCTGGCCCGATCCTCAGGCTGATCGCGCGATTGATCCCGAAATGGCAGATACGGCCTTATGAATGGAGTTTCAACCCCCGTAAATGGCGGCTCCCCGACTGCGCCAATATGCCCCCGCCCTGTCAAAATCGGCAAAACGGAACGCCGGAGCCAATCCCACCTTGCCGCAGGGGGAAAAGCGCCATATTATCGGCTTATAAGAACTGATGAAAAAGACCGGGGAATCCTGATCAGCCACAACTGCATCCTGAAGGTGTTTTTTCTGCAAATATTCGCGTTTTACGCGCTTGATTGTTAACCTTTGTGGCGCGTGACCCGGAATGGAAAAAAGGCTCAAAACCGATTTCCACAACTTGCTGGTAAACGGGAAAACCCCGGAAACGTCGAATTTTCATGATTTAAGGGCTTTTCCGTTAACCTTGTATTTAAAGTTTTAGGTATCGCCCACATACGCCTATTTCCTTAACAGGCGTGAGCCGATACGATGCAAAATGGCGGATAAAGTTTTTGTAACGGCTCTCAATGATCCGGCCGTCGCGGTAAATGAGTACGAGGTAGGCAAAGAGATGGCTTCAAAATCCAAGGCACAGAAGCTCGACCTTGAGGTTGAAAAGGCGCTGGAACAGGCACTGGATATCGATTTCGGAGACGATATTTATATCGATATGGACTTGGGTGCGTTTGACGAAGGCTTCTCGATTGACGATCTGGAAGAGCAGATTTCCCGTGCCGCGGAAGAACTCGTCGCCGAACAGCAGGCGAAAGCCGCCGAGCCTGTTGGAAACGAGCCGGTCGTCAAGGCCGCTTCGGTCATCACAACGGCTTCCGTGATTGCAACGCCTGCTGCGCCTCCGGTGCCGCCTGTCGTCAAGGCGGCCTCCTCTGCTCCCGCTATAGCCGCCAATACCGAGCACAAACCTGCCAATGTAGTTGCCGAACCCGTTTCAGCACAGGAGACCGCGGCCAAGCCTGCCGCTGCGGTCGCCACTGCAACGCCGGTCGCCACGCCTGTTCGTGCACCAGCAAATGACGATTCGCGCAGCGACAAGGCCATCGCCGCCGCGCCGCGCCGCATCACCGAGCATTCCTCTAAGCTTTACTGGACCACGACCGCAATCAGCGTGGCGTGGGCGGCTGGCGGCGTTGCTATCAGCAAGGCGATCAATCCGGAAGTCTTCTCCAGCCTGCAAGCCACCAAAGATTTCTTCACCGCACCCGCCGGACTTGGTGTGGTTGCCGGTGTGGCGCTGCCGATCGCGATGTTCTGGGGCTTCGCACAACTCGTCAAGCGTGCTCAGGAAATGCAGAACGCTGCGCGCAGCATGACCGATGCCGCGCTCAAACTGCTTCAGCCGGAAGCTGTCGCGGGTGATCGCGTCTCCACGCTGGGCCAGGCCGTGCGCCGCGAAGTTGCAGCCATGAACGAAGGCATCGAACGCACACTTGCGCGCGCGGTGGAGCTGGAAACGCTCGTCCAATCCGAGGTCAACCAGCTTGAGCGCGCCTATAGCGACAATGAGGTGCGTATCCGCTCGCTCGTTAGCGATCTTGGCAATGAGCGTGAAGCAGTTGTCAGCCATGCCGAGCGTGTTCGTTCGTCCATCTCTGGTGCGCATGAACAGCTTAGGGAAGAATTATCAAGTGCATCCAATATCATACGCGACAATGTTCTGTCCGCGTCTCAGCAGCTCAGCGCGCTCTTGGGCGATTCTGGCGAGCGCCTCATCAGCAATATCAACGAAAGCGGCGGCGCTATTGCCGATGCAATCGAGAAGCGCACCGGCGATATTGGAAATCGCATCACCACCTCCGGCGAAGCTTTTGCCAATCTGCTCGATACCCGCATCGCAACGCTTGACGAACAGTCGCGCACGATCTCCGGGAAGTTGACGCAGGCTCTGGACGAGCGCACCACCGGCATTGCAAATGTGCTTGGCAGCGCGACCCAGACCATGGTGAGCGAGTTCGACACGCGCCTTGCCAATCTGGAAAACACCCTTTCCGACCGTGGCCGCTCGTTGCTGGCAGAGTTTGAGGCGCGCGCCCATGCGCTTGACAACAGCACCGAAAAGCTGAATGCGGCGCTGGAAACCCGTTCGCGCCAGATCAACGAAAACCTCATTGCCCGCACCCGTGAAATCGCCGAAACCTTCTCGGGCGGCCGCAATTCGCTGGGCGCGATGGTGGACGACATCAAGGTGAAGATCGGCGACGATCTGACCTCGATCAGCGAAAGCGTCGGCAATGTTCTGATCGATAAGGCAGCAGCCTTCGAGGGCAAGCTGGCCGAAAGCCGCGATCTTCTGGCGGCAACGCTGGAAGGCGAAACAGAGCGCGTTTCCTCGGTCATTCGCGGCCATGCGGATACGCTTGCCGCGCGCACCGGCGATATCCAGAACGCTATCGATGCAAGCGCCTCAGCGCTCAATGAAGTCACAGACAAGCACGCGGCAATCTTGACCGAGCGCACCAGTGCGCTGCAGCAGGCCATGTCCAGCAATGTTTCCCTGCTGGATGCGAGCTTCGCAGACCATGCCCGTTCACTTGAAGAGCGCACTGCGTCCCTGCACAATGTCATTGCAGGAAATCAGGCAATGCTGGCTCAGCTCATGGATGAGCGTGCGGCTGCAATGCGCGAGAATTTCAACGAAAATCGTGAAGTGCTGGCCCGCACCTTCGATGAACGTATTGGCAGCCTTCAGTCGCTTATCGCGGAAAACCAGAGCGCCCTTGAGCGTATTCTGGATGAGCGCGCGCGCAATATGGCGGAATCCCTCGGCGCTGGCCGCGATGCCTTTGAAACGGCACTGGGCGAGCATGTCCGCACGGTCGAGGAACGCACAAGCGGCTTGCAAGCCGTTCTGAACAACCACAATGATGCGCTGGCGCATGTTCTGGATGGACATGAGCAGACCATTGAAACGCGGGCCGCTGAAATCCGCTCCACCCTGACGGACAGCACGGCTTCGCTCAGCCAGACCTTGCAGGATCATGGCGAGATTCTGGAGCAGCGCACCACGAGCCTGCAAAACGCCATCGCCAACAGCAGCGCCGCCATCAGCAGCGCCTTTGAGGGCCAGACCGGCATTATCGAAGAACGTACCGAGACCATGGAAAAGGCTCTTTCCATCGGCGTGGACAATGTGCGCCGCGCACTGGAACAAAGTGCAGGCGTGGTCGCCGGAAAGCTGCGTGAAAAGATCGGTGAAGCTGCCAGCACACTTGCCGCTGAGGCCGCCAAAGCCGGCGAAGCCCTCGACGGCTTTGGCGAAAGCTTCAGTGCTCGGCTCATCGATAATCTTTCCGGCACCGAAGCCCGCCTCGGCGAACGCGCGGATGCTATTGCCGGACGCCTTGGCGACATTGAAAGCCGCCTTACCGACGAGCTTGGGACCATTGAGGCACGCATTGCCGATACGGCCGCCAAAACAAGCGAAACGCTTGCCAGCCACAGCGAATCCTTCTCGGCCAGCGTTGCCGACAATCTCGCTGGCACAGAAACACGTCTTGTCGAGCGTGCGGATGCGATCGCAACCCGTCTTGGCGATATCGGCTCGCGCATCACGATGGAGCTCGGCTCCGTCGAGGCTCGCATTGCGCAGGTGACGGATACGACGGCGGTTACGCTGGAAGAACGCACCCGTGAGCTCAATGCCGTCCTCGCCGCTCGCTCGCAGGAAATCACCAAAATCCTCAACGATACGGCCGAACCGCTGGTTCAGCGCCTTGCCGATAGTGGCCGTGGCCTTGCCCAGCAGCTTGAAGAAGCAACCCATGCAGCAACTGATCGCCTGCGTTCGGAAAATGCGGCGCTCGTCAATGCGCTGGCAAGCCGCACGGCGGAAACCATCGCTGCGGTCCAGCAGGCAAAGGTCGGGCTTTCCGACAATGTCAGCGAACTCATTGACCGCCTCGCCGCTTCCAATGGTGAGCTTGGCAAGCTGATTGATGCCGCCACGCGCAACCTTGCCGATATCGATGGGCGTCTGGTGGACTCTACGACGAGCTTTGTGGAAAACACGAACCGCGCGGCGCAGATGTTCCAGGCTTCAACTGGCCTCATCGACAGCAATCTCGGTACGCTTCGTACGCTATCCGACAATACCTTGTCGCAAATCGCCGATATTGCCGACCGCTTCGATGAACATGGCAAGGTTCTGTCTTCGGCATCCGATATGATCAATTCCGCACAGAACGGCCTCGTCAGCACACTTGAGGAGCGTCATCAGGCGCTCGACAAGCTGGCTTCCGGTCTGGTGGAAAAATCGGAAGGCGTCGAAAAGCTCATGCAATCCTTCGAGGCTCTGGTTGCCTCGGCCTTCCAGCGCGCCGAAGGCCAGACCCGCGTTTCGGCGGAAAAGATGCGCGAGAGCGTTTCGGATATCGTCGAACAGGCCGCACAGAAGTTCTCGGCAGCGACCGACGAAATTCGCCGCACGGCAAGCGAAATCCGCGCCGAACTCGATACAACGCGCGGCGAACTGAAGCGTGGCGTTCTCGACATGCCTGCCGAAGCGAAGGAAACGACGACCGCCATGCGCAAGGCCGTGAGCGAGCAGATCAACGCGCTCAAGGAACTTGCTGAAATTGTCAACAAGTCGGGCCGTCTGGTTGATGTGGGTGAAGGCCGTGCCGACCGCCCTGTGTCGCGCCCCGCAGCATCTCGCCCTGCTCCGGTTCAAGCTCCTGTTCGGGCACCGATCGCGCCTCTGGCACAGACAGATGTTGCAGTCCGGTCGCGTCCGGTGGAAGCGCCGAACCAAAAGCCTGCTCCAGCGGCATCTGCGGAAAAGCCGCGCGGTTGGGTTTCCGATCTTCTTGCCCGCGCCTCACGTGAGGAAGAAGAAGCCGCGCAGCCCAAGGTGCAGCCGGCCGCAACGCCGCGTTCTCCGAGCCATGTGGTTGAATCGCTCAACTCGCTTTCCGTCGATATCGCCCGTGCTATCGACCACGAAGCTTCGGTTGAGCTTTGGGACCGTTATCGCCGCGGTGAGCGCAATGTTTTCACCCGCCGTCTCTATACGCTGAAAGGTCAGCAGACCTTTGACGATATCAAGCGCAAGTATCAGACCGATGGT
Protein-coding regions in this window:
- a CDS encoding thioredoxin reductase → MEAGRQTGIAIIGAGPVALFSVFQLGLFGFKCYLIDALDRPGGQCAVLYPDKPIYDIPAFPRIMAVES
- a CDS encoding NAD(P)/FAD-dependent oxidoreductase — protein: MAGQRLRIGTNRGTTFEADAIVIASGLGCFNGEGQIVRPDPLTRWGLERCGNAIAVDPETFATSCPGVFAIGDACHYPGKLKLILSGFHEAALMTQAIRQYIAKAQG
- a CDS encoding 2Fe-2S iron-sulfur cluster-binding protein, giving the protein MTKIVFVSADGATRTEVEADSGSSVMEAAIRNGIPGIDAECGGACACATCHVYVDDDWADTVGGPDPMEEDMLDFAYEVRPTSRLSCQIRVTDDLEGLVVQVPERQN
- a CDS encoding DUF922 domain-containing Zn-dependent protease, whose translation is MNFKKRVLALAAAMAILSPQAEAAAIFRKFQYYTINGKTAADLDKALSRSGPFLKKTGQHHPGAAEIRFDAKVRYGREPGKPCKVQDVYVNVHAKVSLPRWKQRRKASPELALIWDTLLQDIRRHEESHIVIARSHASEMEREIRSLRSRADCASLRADIDKVTSRVMEAHDEAQQYFDLVETINFENRFERLLTYRLERMRQTGH